A genomic window from Candidatus Kouleothrix ribensis includes:
- a CDS encoding type II toxin-antitoxin system VapC family toxin — translation MKYLLDTNVISELIAREPNQKVVDWIDSLEASRVYLSVITIGELRKGIEKLPTSPRKDDLTRWLSSDLLFRFSDHIVELTVDVMLVWGELVGRLERDGTRMPAIDSLIAASVIAGQFTLVTRNVADFRYAGIQIINPWSIP, via the coding sequence ATGAAGTATCTGCTTGATACGAATGTCATCTCCGAACTGATCGCTCGCGAGCCAAATCAAAAGGTCGTTGACTGGATTGATTCGCTCGAAGCTTCAAGGGTCTACCTCAGCGTGATTACCATCGGCGAACTACGGAAGGGTATCGAGAAACTGCCGACTTCACCTCGAAAAGATGACTTAACGCGCTGGCTCTCAAGCGACCTGTTGTTTCGCTTTAGCGACCACATTGTCGAGCTTACCGTTGATGTAATGCTTGTTTGGGGTGAGTTGGTCGGGCGCCTCGAGCGGGATGGTACACGTATGCCTGCAATAGACTCACTCATTGCCGCTAGCGTGATTGCCGGTCAGTTTACCTTAGTGACACGCAATGTCGCTGATTTTCGTTACGCTGGCATCCAGATCATCAACCCCTGGAGCATCCCATAA
- a CDS encoding IS701 family transposase has translation MPAIVALPQVVEDLVRQCGDAFPNEPARIHFAEYVTGLIVAEHKTVSGIAREFADAPDQSCLNRFLTESPWDPERLNQQRLEWLQADPTTRYRQDGVIAIDNTLIDHDGKLIEDVGYYWDHAEHRHVIAHDYLFANYVNPSGKHYPLDFRRFRKREQCEDAHPFASHTDLVRDMIDWVVAEDIPGNFTFDSYFTNAPVMNHIQHHDRGYIGDLKFNRVIIVKGQEQTVSAWVQTLRPWCRTKVTVGERTQWYYTTTVRIPKVNHLVRLLVLWSSADAAEPRKVLVTNRVHWEAHHILKVYRRRWTGTEPYHRDGKHHLGMGDCQLRDGLGQTRHMHLVMLVYSALMRQVKHDRALDWAQTRLMTIGESCRAIARETLRKTLAWAVEQAQRGMSLPEIQHQLALA, from the coding sequence ATGCCAGCGATCGTCGCGTTGCCCCAGGTGGTCGAAGATTTGGTGCGCCAGTGTGGTGACGCCTTTCCGAATGAGCCAGCGCGGATTCACTTCGCCGAGTATGTGACCGGCTTGATCGTCGCTGAGCACAAGACGGTCAGCGGTATCGCGCGCGAGTTCGCCGATGCGCCCGACCAGTCGTGCCTGAACCGCTTCCTGACCGAGTCGCCGTGGGATCCCGAGCGCCTGAACCAGCAACGCCTGGAGTGGCTCCAAGCTGACCCGACCACGCGCTATCGGCAGGACGGCGTCATCGCGATCGACAACACCCTGATCGACCACGACGGCAAGCTGATTGAAGATGTCGGCTATTACTGGGATCATGCGGAGCATCGCCATGTCATTGCGCACGACTATCTGTTTGCGAACTACGTGAATCCCTCCGGCAAGCACTATCCGTTGGACTTCCGGCGCTTTCGGAAGCGCGAGCAGTGCGAGGACGCGCACCCGTTTGCGAGCCATACCGACCTGGTCAGGGACATGATCGACTGGGTTGTGGCCGAGGACATCCCGGGCAATTTCACGTTCGACAGCTATTTCACCAACGCACCGGTCATGAACCATATCCAGCACCACGACCGGGGGTATATTGGCGACCTGAAGTTTAACCGGGTTATCATCGTCAAAGGGCAGGAACAGACGGTCAGCGCCTGGGTACAGACCCTGCGCCCATGGTGTCGAACGAAAGTCACGGTCGGCGAGCGCACGCAATGGTATTACACCACGACCGTGCGCATCCCCAAGGTCAACCATCTCGTACGCCTGCTTGTGCTCTGGTCGAGCGCTGACGCCGCCGAGCCGCGCAAGGTGCTGGTGACGAATCGGGTGCATTGGGAAGCCCACCACATCCTCAAGGTCTATCGACGGCGGTGGACCGGGACAGAGCCCTATCATCGGGACGGGAAGCACCATCTGGGCATGGGCGATTGCCAACTGCGTGACGGATTGGGCCAGACCCGGCACATGCACCTCGTCATGCTCGTGTACAGCGCTCTGATGCGTCAGGTGAAGCACGACCGCGCCCTGGACTGGGCTCAGACACGCCTGATGACCATCGGCGAGTCCTGTCGCGCCATCGCTCGCGAAACCCTGCGAAAGACGCTCGCCTGGGCCGTCGAACAGGCCCAGCGTGGGATGAGTCTGCCCGAAATTCAGCATCAGCTTGCCTTGGCGTAG
- a CDS encoding DUF3052 family protein, producing the protein MTAGYSRKPLVLKLGIKPGFRLAVINPPTHYAALVAPLPAGVTFHDLQDGQLDCVHLFVTVYADFAQRLSFAKAQIVPNGMLWVSWPKKASKMPTDVTEDRIRMLALTTGLVDVKVCAVDTIWSGLKLVIPVAERRYAAHG; encoded by the coding sequence ATGACTGCTGGCTATTCCCGGAAACCGCTCGTGCTGAAACTCGGCATCAAACCTGGTTTTCGTCTGGCGGTGATCAATCCGCCAACGCACTACGCCGCGTTAGTCGCGCCACTTCCTGCTGGGGTGACATTCCACGACCTACAGGACGGGCAACTGGATTGTGTTCATCTCTTTGTGACCGTGTATGCTGATTTTGCACAGCGCCTCAGCTTTGCCAAAGCTCAGATTGTTCCAAATGGCATGCTATGGGTATCGTGGCCGAAGAAAGCCTCAAAGATGCCGACAGATGTGACCGAAGATCGGATTCGGATGCTCGCGCTTACCACTGGTCTCGTCGACGTGAAAGTATGTGCGGTCGATACCATTTGGTCTGGGCTGAAGCTCGTGATTCCGGTTGCAGAGCGCAGGTATGCTGCGCACGGCTAA
- a CDS encoding SRPBCC domain-containing protein — MEEVVVKNISQIQIAASLTKVWEALTIPSLVKQWQYGSDLQTNWQIGSPIRFRTVWQETIFEQWGTVLEFQPKNLIRYSLFAPRPNLEDKPENYFTMTYRLTENSNSVSLEIIQDITLRERCGQRPWPDRRGSDA, encoded by the coding sequence ATGGAGGAAGTTGTGGTCAAGAATATTTCACAAATACAAATAGCTGCCTCACTTACCAAGGTTTGGGAGGCACTTACAATACCGAGTCTTGTTAAGCAGTGGCAATACGGTAGTGATCTTCAAACAAACTGGCAAATTGGTAGTCCGATTCGATTCCGCACAGTCTGGCAGGAAACAATTTTTGAGCAGTGGGGCACCGTTCTTGAGTTTCAGCCTAAGAACTTGATTAGGTATTCTCTGTTTGCACCGAGGCCGAACCTTGAAGACAAACCAGAGAACTATTTCACTATGACTTACCGCCTTACAGAAAACTCAAATTCTGTCAGTCTTGAAATCATACAAGATATTACGTTGCGGGAGCGGTGCGGCCAACGGCCTTGGCCGGATCGTAGGGGGTCTGATGCTTGA
- a CDS encoding IS110 family transposase, protein MNVLGIDVAKLSFDATLLLTTGEQHYASFSNHAEGFTQLQAWLSEHNVTELHACMEATNIYWEALATWLHAHGYTVSVVNPARINGYAQATMQRNKTDKLDSAVIASFCAKHQPTAWEPQSEEQRRLRALVRHRDDLLQTQLQQQNRLRDTTDALVKASLTTLLKAITIELAAVERQIKEQLAAQTTLRTNLTLLTSIVGIGAVTAAKLLAEFADLDQYESAKAAAADAGLTPSHYESGTSVRRRPKLSKIGKAGVRAALYWPAITAMTRCPAIKAFAERLAAKGKAKKLIIGAVMRKLVHICYGVLKHQTPYDPAKAVGRTAPAT, encoded by the coding sequence ATGAACGTACTCGGGATTGATGTGGCCAAACTCAGCTTTGATGCCACCCTGCTCCTGACGACGGGTGAGCAGCACTATGCCTCCTTCTCCAACCACGCCGAGGGCTTTACTCAGCTTCAGGCCTGGCTGAGCGAGCACAATGTCACTGAGCTGCACGCCTGTATGGAAGCCACGAACATCTACTGGGAAGCCCTGGCCACCTGGTTGCACGCCCACGGCTACACGGTGAGTGTGGTCAACCCGGCCCGCATCAACGGCTACGCGCAAGCCACGATGCAGCGCAACAAGACTGACAAGCTCGATAGCGCGGTGATTGCCTCCTTCTGCGCCAAACACCAGCCGACGGCCTGGGAGCCGCAAAGTGAGGAGCAGCGGCGCCTGCGCGCGCTGGTGCGCCACCGCGATGACCTGCTGCAAACCCAACTCCAGCAGCAGAACCGGCTGCGCGACACGACCGACGCGCTGGTGAAGGCCTCGCTGACCACCCTGCTGAAGGCGATTACCATCGAACTGGCCGCTGTGGAGCGCCAGATCAAGGAGCAACTCGCCGCCCAAACGACCCTGCGCACCAACCTGACCTTGCTAACGAGCATTGTCGGGATTGGCGCGGTCACGGCGGCCAAGCTGCTCGCGGAATTTGCCGACCTCGACCAGTACGAATCGGCCAAGGCCGCCGCGGCTGATGCCGGCCTGACCCCGAGCCACTACGAGTCGGGCACCTCGGTGCGGCGCCGTCCGAAGCTATCGAAAATCGGCAAGGCGGGAGTGCGCGCCGCGCTGTACTGGCCAGCGATCACGGCCATGACCCGCTGTCCGGCCATCAAAGCCTTTGCGGAGCGACTGGCCGCCAAAGGCAAAGCGAAGAAGCTGATCATCGGCGCGGTCATGCGCAAGCTGGTGCATATCTGCTATGGCGTGCTCAAGCATCAGACCCCCTACGATCCGGCCAAGGCCGTTGGCCGCACCGCTCCCGCAACGTAA
- a CDS encoding GGDEF domain-containing protein: MNDQERRHFEDLLRTYQHRLRLLEKQEAMFGPRTPPEILIEINDLVKKISDTKLLIEQASNSEFNQATLSTPCKQLSIPEISTDPRASTLNHDLQNGSLPEDNKHENLVETVNENTLITTISGFTSDYKHISIVYCDVDGLLGINKVYGTHTGDEVLRVIGQIISRAAEEHKVFRLRGDQFVIVLLGYKRDDALRLGESCLHLIEQYPWSSIGLDLYVSCAFSAARLLYESNETVENLLLRAVHGVKAAKRNGSNQVVKAPLSIPSYYSGISLPSWMS, translated from the coding sequence ATGAATGACCAAGAGCGTCGACACTTTGAAGATCTGCTTCGAACATATCAACACAGGCTTCGGCTCTTGGAAAAGCAAGAGGCTATGTTTGGCCCTCGAACACCACCGGAGATACTTATTGAGATTAACGATCTGGTGAAGAAAATTTCCGACACCAAACTATTGATCGAACAAGCATCGAACTCGGAATTCAATCAAGCCACATTGTCTACGCCTTGCAAACAGCTATCTATACCCGAAATATCTACTGACCCACGAGCGAGCACCTTGAACCACGATCTTCAAAATGGAAGTTTACCTGAAGATAACAAACATGAAAATCTCGTAGAAACAGTTAACGAAAATACTCTGATCACCACAATTTCTGGCTTTACTTCTGATTATAAGCATATCAGTATAGTGTATTGTGATGTTGATGGGTTGCTTGGTATCAACAAAGTTTATGGAACTCATACAGGTGACGAAGTTCTTCGAGTCATTGGGCAGATAATTAGCCGAGCAGCTGAGGAGCATAAAGTTTTTCGCTTGCGGGGAGACCAGTTTGTAATTGTCCTCTTAGGATATAAGAGAGATGATGCTTTGAGGTTGGGAGAAAGTTGCCTACATCTTATCGAGCAATATCCTTGGTCATCAATAGGTCTTGATCTTTACGTCAGCTGTGCATTCAGTGCTGCACGGTTGCTATACGAATCAAATGAGACAGTTGAAAATTTGTTATTACGAGCCGTGCATGGTGTTAAAGCTGCTAAGAGAAATGGTTCTAATCAAGTTGTAAAAGCTCCTTTAAGTATACCCTCTTATTACTCTGGTATTAGTCTGCCTTCTTGGATGTCATAG
- a CDS encoding IS4 family transposase: MGFKIRQIEAECKFSSALRLEALERAIPQTAIQPILAQHAGISNRERKLTLLLTVWLVIALHLYPTVSIGTVLATLARGLRCIWPDPAIALPRDSAIAYRRAQVGARPLVALFHQVCQPLATAQTRGAFLFGLRAMAIDGTTEDVPDTPANAAYFGRHTSARGAGAFPQTQGVYLVECGTHVVVDCGFWPCHTSERVGGFRLLRSLHRGMVVMWDRGCHDFDMIVGARSRGAHVLARLPAHGKPQPIRTLVDGSYLAYLYPSEYGRRKTGERVLVRVITYTISDPALPGYGEQHRLITTLLNPRLARAHAIACAYHERWEIEIVIDEIDTHQRLVGRPLRSLTPVGVIQELYGVLLAHYAVRLLMHEAAVTTDVDVDRLSFVHALEVVRDAIPEFQMVDVAQRQELYERMLHDIAAKGLPARRMRTNPRVVKQKMSNFKLKRAEHYQPPKPQGSFRDAVVVQAPPVLELPQSCPIPPGAVILEFRQREPCLI, from the coding sequence ATGGGATTCAAGATACGCCAGATTGAGGCCGAATGCAAGTTCAGCTCTGCCCTGCGCCTCGAGGCGCTCGAACGGGCTATTCCACAAACCGCCATCCAGCCCATCCTCGCACAGCACGCCGGTATCAGCAATCGCGAACGCAAGTTGACGTTGCTCCTGACCGTCTGGCTGGTGATTGCGCTGCATCTCTACCCGACCGTCTCGATTGGGACGGTGCTGGCCACGCTGGCGCGCGGCTTGCGCTGCATCTGGCCCGACCCCGCCATCGCGTTGCCACGCGACAGTGCGATCGCCTATCGCCGCGCCCAGGTGGGAGCGCGACCGCTCGTGGCGTTGTTTCATCAGGTCTGTCAGCCGCTCGCCACCGCGCAAACCCGCGGTGCCTTTCTGTTCGGCTTGCGAGCGATGGCCATCGACGGCACCACCGAAGACGTTCCAGATACACCCGCCAATGCAGCATACTTTGGCAGGCATACCTCGGCGCGCGGCGCTGGCGCCTTCCCGCAGACCCAAGGCGTCTATCTGGTCGAGTGTGGCACCCACGTGGTCGTCGATTGTGGCTTCTGGCCGTGTCACACCAGCGAACGCGTGGGCGGGTTCCGCCTGTTGCGCAGTCTGCACCGCGGCATGGTGGTGATGTGGGATCGCGGCTGTCACGATTTCGATATGATCGTCGGTGCGCGCTCGCGCGGCGCGCATGTGCTCGCGCGGCTGCCTGCCCATGGCAAACCGCAGCCGATACGCACGCTAGTGGATGGCTCGTATCTGGCCTATCTGTACCCGTCGGAGTATGGGCGACGCAAGACTGGCGAGCGCGTGCTGGTGCGCGTGATTACCTACACCATTAGCGACCCGGCACTGCCAGGATATGGCGAGCAGCATCGTCTGATCACCACGCTGCTGAACCCGCGCCTGGCACGTGCGCACGCGATCGCCTGCGCCTATCACGAACGCTGGGAGATCGAGATCGTGATTGATGAAATTGATACGCATCAGCGCTTGGTCGGGCGTCCACTGCGTAGCCTGACCCCGGTGGGAGTCATTCAGGAGTTGTACGGTGTGCTGCTGGCGCATTATGCGGTACGCCTTCTGATGCATGAGGCGGCAGTGACGACGGATGTGGATGTGGATCGCCTGAGCTTTGTCCACGCGCTGGAGGTGGTGCGGGACGCCATCCCCGAGTTTCAGATGGTGGATGTGGCGCAGCGGCAGGAGCTGTACGAGCGGATGCTGCACGACATCGCGGCCAAAGGCCTGCCGGCGCGTCGGATGCGCACGAACCCGCGGGTGGTGAAGCAGAAGATGTCGAACTTTAAGCTGAAGCGAGCCGAGCATTATCAGCCTCCCAAACCGCAGGGGAGCTTTCGTGATGCGGTTGTCGTACAAGCACCGCCGGTGCTGGAACTGCCGCAATCCTGCCCAATACCACCAGGGGCAGTGATTTTGGAGTTTCGTCAACGCGAGCCTTGCCTTATTTGA
- a CDS encoding type II toxin-antitoxin system Phd/YefM family antitoxin, translating to MNRIWQLQEAKNKFSEVVEEALSHGPQVITKRGVETVIILSYTEYRALLAKQQTLSSFFRQSALVNADLDLSRDQSDLRDTISL from the coding sequence GTGAATCGTATCTGGCAACTCCAAGAAGCCAAGAATAAATTCAGTGAGGTTGTTGAAGAGGCCCTCTCCCACGGTCCCCAAGTGATCACCAAACGTGGTGTTGAGACCGTCATTATCCTTTCCTATACCGAATATCGTGCCTTGCTTGCCAAGCAACAAACGCTTTCCTCCTTCTTTCGCCAATCCGCTTTGGTCAATGCGGATCTTGACCTTTCTCGTGACCAATCCGATCTCCGAGATACGATTTCGTTATGA
- a CDS encoding IS66 family transposase, with protein sequence MHEEPLNLLGIPPEDWAATPESVRLALLSLLDIVRAQSGQLATLQTEVRELQTKLRQNSRNSSKPPSSDPPSAPPKPPKVLRGRNAGGQPGHPGSSRPLVPPERVDEPIELLPDQCPTCAQVFARDLPTLAGPHRTQVFELPVVQPHIIEYRQHTRCCPTCRQFVTAELPADAPPGGFGPRATALIALLRGRFRLSIDDTAECLAELWNLPLCSASVVTSCARVSAAIAPLDAAIAELVQAAPSRNVDETSWPTATRRGWLWVAVSPLATCFRIQQSRSPPALRALLGEAYYGIVGSDRYVAYNQLATRNRQLCWAHLIRNLRGLLEEERAATCWAARLLEQSDELFLAWQLYKGGWVDRVSLQMALLPVRQAMRGQRQEGAGGADPKIAGFSQELLKYWDALWTFSQVEGIEPTNNAAEQALRHAVLWRKSSFGSRSAAGCRFVERILSVHATCRQQGRSFFKLVTEAVRAAWAGQPGPVLSRPSAIA encoded by the coding sequence ATGCATGAGGAGCCGCTCAACCTGTTGGGTATCCCGCCAGAAGACTGGGCAGCGACACCGGAGTCGGTGCGGCTGGCCCTCCTGAGCCTGCTCGATATTGTGCGTGCACAAAGCGGCCAACTCGCCACGCTGCAAACCGAGGTTCGCGAACTCCAAACGAAGCTTCGCCAGAACTCGCGCAACTCCTCAAAGCCGCCCTCATCGGATCCTCCCTCAGCGCCACCCAAACCGCCGAAGGTCCTGCGCGGCCGCAACGCCGGTGGCCAGCCAGGACACCCGGGTTCGAGTCGTCCGCTCGTCCCGCCTGAGCGGGTCGACGAGCCGATCGAGTTGCTGCCCGACCAGTGCCCAACCTGCGCGCAGGTCTTTGCCCGCGACCTTCCGACCCTGGCTGGGCCGCACCGAACCCAGGTGTTTGAGCTGCCCGTCGTCCAACCCCACATCATCGAGTACCGCCAGCATACGCGCTGCTGCCCGACCTGTCGTCAGTTCGTGACCGCCGAGCTCCCGGCTGATGCGCCGCCGGGTGGCTTTGGCCCACGCGCCACAGCGCTGATCGCGCTCTTGCGCGGACGCTTTCGCCTAAGCATCGACGATACGGCCGAGTGTCTGGCTGAGCTGTGGAATCTACCGCTGTGCTCGGCCAGTGTCGTGACCAGTTGCGCGCGGGTGAGTGCGGCGATTGCGCCACTTGATGCGGCAATTGCCGAGCTGGTGCAGGCTGCGCCCTCGCGCAACGTCGATGAGACCAGTTGGCCGACTGCGACCCGGCGCGGCTGGCTCTGGGTCGCGGTCAGCCCGCTGGCAACCTGCTTTCGCATCCAGCAGAGCCGCAGCCCGCCCGCCCTACGCGCGTTGCTGGGCGAGGCCTACTACGGGATTGTCGGTTCGGATCGCTACGTGGCCTACAACCAGCTCGCCACGCGTAACCGCCAGCTCTGCTGGGCGCATCTCATCCGCAATCTGCGTGGGCTGCTCGAAGAAGAGCGCGCCGCGACGTGCTGGGCAGCGCGCCTGTTGGAGCAAAGCGACGAGCTCTTCTTGGCCTGGCAGCTCTACAAAGGCGGCTGGGTTGACCGGGTCAGCCTGCAGATGGCGCTCCTTCCGGTGCGACAGGCGATGCGTGGTCAGCGGCAGGAGGGCGCGGGCGGCGCCGACCCAAAAATCGCCGGCTTCAGCCAGGAGCTGCTCAAGTACTGGGACGCGCTCTGGACCTTTAGCCAGGTTGAGGGGATCGAGCCGACCAACAACGCGGCCGAACAGGCGCTGCGTCACGCGGTGCTCTGGCGCAAGAGCTCGTTTGGCTCACGCAGCGCGGCCGGCTGTCGCTTTGTCGAGCGGATACTGAGCGTGCACGCAACCTGCCGCCAACAGGGGCGCTCGTTCTTCAAGCTCGTCACGGAGGCAGTGCGGGCCGCCTGGGCTGGCCAACCTGGCCCTGTGCTCTCCCGCCCCTCCGCAATCGCCTAA
- a CDS encoding class I SAM-dependent methyltransferase codes for MTALRARWSAYLDQQHRYPSGPIGWLIGERMRRQHAPETEWSVDLLHLQPADRVLEIGFGAGRGLTLTLQQAIQGRVTGIDLSATMIQAASRRNRAAQAQGQLALLRGNIAHLPFGNQRFDKVFSVHSFYFWPDPSAICQQIIKLLAHGGKLVNTFATAHTLANGERVYWPLHQRAEALVREVQQQANIAAHLAYGPDSRQYNNVAIVIEKR; via the coding sequence GTGACAGCACTGCGTGCAAGATGGTCAGCTTATCTCGATCAACAACATCGCTATCCCAGTGGTCCGATTGGATGGCTGATTGGCGAACGAATGCGTCGCCAGCATGCACCCGAGACGGAGTGGAGTGTTGATCTGTTGCACCTCCAGCCAGCCGATCGCGTCTTAGAGATCGGGTTCGGCGCGGGCCGCGGGCTGACCCTCACCCTTCAGCAAGCAATCCAAGGGCGCGTCACTGGGATTGATCTATCAGCGACAATGATCCAAGCTGCGAGCCGACGCAATCGTGCGGCGCAGGCACAAGGACAACTTGCCTTACTTCGTGGCAATATCGCTCATTTGCCCTTTGGCAATCAGCGGTTTGACAAGGTCTTTAGTGTCCACAGCTTCTATTTCTGGCCTGATCCTAGCGCGATCTGCCAGCAAATCATCAAACTGCTCGCTCATGGTGGAAAGTTGGTAAACACATTCGCAACTGCACATACCCTTGCGAACGGTGAGCGGGTGTATTGGCCGCTCCATCAACGCGCCGAAGCATTGGTACGAGAAGTTCAGCAGCAGGCGAACATTGCTGCGCATCTGGCATATGGCCCAGACTCACGGCAGTACAACAATGTTGCGATCGTGATTGAAAAGCGCTAA
- a CDS encoding IS701 family transposase, translated as MPAIVALPQVVEDLVRQCGDAFPNEPARIHFAEYVTGLIVAEHKTVSGIAREFADAPDQSCLNRFLTESPWDPERLNQQRLEWLQADPTTRYRQDGVIAIDNTLIDHDGKLIEDVGYYWDHAEHRHVIAHDYLFANYVNPSGKHYPLDFRRFRKREQCEDAHPFASHTDLVKDMIDWVVAEDIPGNFTFDSYFTNAPVMNHIQHHDRGYIGDLKFNRVIIVKGQEQTVSAWVQTLRPWCRTKFTVGERTQWYYTTTVRIPKVNHLVRLLVLWSSADAAEPRKVLVTNRVHWEAHHILKVYRRRWTGTEPYHRDGKHHLGMGDCQLRDGLGQTRHMHLVMLVYSALMRQVKHDRALDWAQTRLMTIGESCRAIARETLRKTLAWAVEQAQRGMSLPEIQHQLALA; from the coding sequence ATGCCAGCGATCGTCGCGTTGCCCCAGGTGGTCGAAGATTTGGTGCGCCAGTGTGGTGACGCCTTTCCGAATGAGCCAGCGCGGATTCACTTCGCCGAGTATGTGACCGGCTTGATCGTCGCTGAGCACAAGACGGTCAGCGGTATCGCGCGCGAGTTCGCCGATGCGCCCGACCAGTCGTGCCTGAACCGCTTCCTGACCGAGTCGCCGTGGGATCCCGAGCGCCTGAACCAGCAACGCCTGGAGTGGCTCCAAGCTGACCCGACCACGCGCTATCGGCAGGACGGCGTCATCGCGATCGACAACACCCTGATCGACCACGACGGCAAGCTGATTGAAGATGTCGGCTATTACTGGGATCATGCGGAGCATCGCCATGTCATTGCGCACGACTATCTGTTTGCGAACTACGTGAATCCCTCCGGCAAGCACTATCCGTTGGACTTCCGGCGCTTTCGGAAGCGCGAGCAGTGCGAGGACGCGCACCCGTTTGCGAGCCATACCGACCTGGTCAAGGACATGATCGACTGGGTTGTGGCCGAGGACATCCCGGGCAATTTCACGTTCGACAGCTATTTCACCAACGCACCGGTCATGAACCATATCCAGCACCACGACCGGGGGTATATTGGCGACCTGAAGTTTAACCGGGTTATCATCGTCAAAGGGCAGGAACAGACGGTCAGCGCCTGGGTACAGACCCTGCGCCCATGGTGTCGAACGAAATTCACGGTCGGCGAGCGCACGCAATGGTATTACACCACGACCGTGCGCATCCCCAAGGTCAACCATCTCGTACGCCTGCTTGTGCTCTGGTCGAGCGCTGACGCCGCCGAGCCGCGCAAGGTGCTGGTGACGAATCGGGTGCATTGGGAAGCCCACCACATCCTCAAGGTCTATCGACGGCGGTGGACCGGGACAGAGCCCTATCATCGGGACGGGAAGCACCATCTGGGCATGGGCGATTGCCAACTGCGTGACGGATTGGGCCAGACCCGGCACATGCACCTCGTCATGCTCGTGTACAGCGCTCTGATGCGTCAGGTGAAGCACGACCGCGCCCTGGACTGGGCTCAGACACGCCTGATGACCATCGGCGAGTCCTGTCGCGCCATCGCTCGCGAAACCCTGCGAAAGACGCTCGCCTGGGCCGTCGAACAGGCCCAGCGTGGGATGAGTCTGCCCGAAATTCAGCATCAGCTTGCCTTGGCGTAG
- a CDS encoding type II toxin-antitoxin system RelE/ParE family toxin — protein sequence MPYTMSITPDAREDIRYFKPYEQRIISQGIRTYLTHDAFVESKHRKQLDENPIAPWEVRVEHYRIFYKPDDEDPDSIVIVSVGHKEHNQLVIRGRKVQL from the coding sequence ATGCCATATACGATGAGTATCACCCCAGATGCGCGCGAGGATATACGGTATTTCAAGCCGTACGAACAACGGATTATTTCCCAAGGAATACGAACCTATCTCACACACGATGCATTTGTCGAATCAAAGCACCGGAAGCAGCTGGATGAGAATCCTATCGCTCCATGGGAAGTACGGGTCGAACACTACCGCATCTTTTACAAGCCAGATGATGAAGACCCAGATAGTATCGTCATTGTCTCAGTAGGCCACAAAGAGCATAACCAGCTCGTTATTCGAGGCAGAAAGGTGCAGCTATGA